One window of Flexivirga oryzae genomic DNA carries:
- a CDS encoding (Fe-S)-binding protein, protein MSALQIVAAVITLGITVIGIALAIPAIREFIATFQLGRPENRGDRKGRRVGTLVREIFGHTRMSRLPIVAMAHWVTMISFLILSLAVLASYFQVWDPTFTLPIIGNFVLFDWVVELLGWTGLIGISWLIWNRRDKHPARSAGQDGRRSRFFGSTFWQAYFVELVILIEIICVLSLRGLEYAIGKYEGEGAANALHFPLTAWYGGWLHHLDLGTVKALIVVISTVKIITAMTWLIVLARNITMGVAWHRFLAFFNIFFKRHADGRTSLGALQPMTVDGKPVTMELLEDLDEDATFGVGAVEEFTWKGLLDFSTCTECGRCQSQCPAWNTDKPLSPKLLMMSLREHAHAKAPYLTAAKAAAGTGPATPDNPIMEIPLIGATGYDEAAPLTAYNPLGDADAIIDEDVLWSCTTCGACVEQCPVDIEHVDHIVDMRRYQTLIESAFPSELGGLFKNLEGKQNPWGMAARARLDWAKGLPFEVKVFGQDVENLSEVDYLFWVGCAGAYEDRAKKTTRAVAELLDTAGVSFAVLGDGEACTGDPARRAGNEMLFQALATQNVETLNEAGATKIVVTCAHCFNTLKNEYPQVGGDYEVLHHTQLLNKLVREKRLVPVARPDEADHSDSAASTGASVTYHDPCYLGRHNGVYAPPRELIGALPGVEYREMERSREKSFCCGAGGARMWMEEKLGSRINLNRTKEAVATGADRIAIGCPFCRVMMTDGLTAEQSDGNAREEVEVVDVANLLLAAVRRGKEPAAAE, encoded by the coding sequence ATGTCAGCTCTGCAGATCGTCGCCGCGGTGATCACTCTCGGCATCACCGTCATCGGCATCGCGCTCGCGATCCCTGCCATTCGCGAGTTCATCGCGACCTTCCAGTTGGGTCGTCCGGAGAACCGCGGCGACCGCAAGGGCCGCCGCGTCGGCACCCTGGTCCGGGAGATCTTCGGGCACACCCGGATGTCGCGCCTGCCGATCGTGGCGATGGCGCACTGGGTGACGATGATCTCCTTCCTCATCCTGTCGCTGGCGGTGCTGGCGTCGTACTTCCAGGTGTGGGACCCGACCTTCACGCTGCCGATCATCGGCAACTTCGTACTGTTCGACTGGGTCGTGGAGCTACTGGGCTGGACCGGACTGATCGGCATCAGCTGGCTGATCTGGAACCGCCGCGACAAGCACCCGGCCCGCTCGGCCGGGCAGGACGGCCGCCGCTCGCGGTTCTTCGGGTCGACCTTCTGGCAGGCCTACTTCGTCGAGCTGGTCATCCTGATCGAGATCATCTGCGTGCTGTCGCTGCGCGGCCTGGAGTACGCGATCGGCAAGTACGAGGGCGAGGGCGCCGCGAACGCCCTGCACTTCCCGCTGACCGCCTGGTACGGCGGCTGGCTGCACCACCTGGACCTGGGCACCGTGAAGGCGCTCATCGTGGTCATCTCGACCGTCAAGATCATCACCGCGATGACCTGGCTGATCGTGCTGGCCCGCAACATCACCATGGGTGTCGCCTGGCACCGTTTCCTGGCGTTCTTCAATATCTTCTTCAAGCGGCACGCCGACGGCCGCACCTCCCTGGGCGCGCTGCAGCCGATGACGGTCGACGGCAAGCCGGTCACCATGGAACTGCTGGAAGACCTCGACGAGGACGCGACGTTCGGTGTCGGGGCCGTGGAGGAGTTCACCTGGAAGGGTCTGCTGGACTTCTCCACCTGCACCGAGTGCGGCCGCTGCCAGTCGCAGTGCCCGGCCTGGAACACCGACAAGCCGTTGTCGCCGAAGCTGTTGATGATGAGCCTGCGGGAACACGCACACGCCAAGGCGCCATACCTGACGGCGGCCAAGGCGGCGGCAGGCACCGGTCCGGCGACACCGGACAACCCGATCATGGAGATCCCGTTGATCGGTGCCACCGGGTATGACGAGGCCGCGCCGCTGACGGCATACAACCCGCTGGGTGACGCCGACGCGATCATCGACGAGGACGTGCTGTGGTCGTGCACCACCTGCGGTGCCTGCGTGGAACAGTGCCCGGTCGACATCGAGCACGTCGACCACATCGTCGACATGCGCCGTTACCAGACGCTGATCGAGTCGGCGTTCCCGTCCGAGCTCGGCGGGCTCTTCAAGAACCTCGAAGGCAAACAGAACCCGTGGGGTATGGCGGCCCGGGCCCGCCTGGACTGGGCCAAGGGCCTGCCGTTCGAGGTCAAGGTCTTCGGCCAGGACGTGGAGAACCTGTCCGAGGTCGACTACCTGTTCTGGGTCGGCTGCGCCGGCGCGTACGAGGACCGCGCGAAGAAGACGACCCGTGCGGTCGCGGAACTGCTTGACACCGCTGGGGTTTCGTTCGCCGTGCTCGGCGACGGCGAGGCATGCACCGGTGACCCGGCACGCCGCGCGGGCAACGAGATGCTCTTCCAGGCGTTGGCGACGCAGAACGTCGAGACGCTCAACGAGGCCGGTGCGACCAAGATCGTGGTCACCTGCGCGCACTGCTTCAACACGCTGAAGAACGAATACCCCCAGGTGGGAGGCGATTACGAGGTGCTGCACCACACCCAGCTGCTCAACAAGCTGGTGCGGGAGAAGCGCCTGGTGCCGGTCGCCCGCCCGGACGAGGCCGACCACAGCGACAGCGCGGCATCGACCGGTGCGTCCGTCACCTACCACGACCCGTGCTACCTGGGCCGGCACAACGGCGTCTACGCACCGCCGCGGGAGCTCATCGGCGCGCTGCCCGGTGTCGAATACCGCGAGATGGAGCGCTCCCGGGAGAAGTCGTTCTGCTGCGGCGCCGGCGGTGCACGCATGTGGATGGAGGAGAAGCTCGGCTCGCGGATCAACCTCAACCGCACCAAGGAGGCCGTCGCGACCGGCGCCGACCGCATCGCGATCGGCTGCCCGTTCTGCCGGGTGATGATGACCGACGGTCTCACCGCCGAGCAGTCCGACGGCAACGCCCGCGAAGAGGTCGAGGTCGTCGACGTCGCCAACCTGCTGCTGGCCGCCGTCCGCCGTGGCAAGGAGCCCGCAGCCGCCGAGTAA
- the epsC gene encoding serine O-acetyltransferase EpsC: MAHGTLLTTGRQQKPVTQSVRSAVALVREDLDAALERDPATTSRLEMALASPGLHAIWVHRVTHKMWRKGGRWRLPARLMSQAARTATGIEIHPGAQIGKRFFIDHGMGVVIGETAEVGDDVMIYHGVTLGGRSLDRVKRHPTIGNKVTIGAGARVLGPIEIGDETQIGANAVVVRDVPGASVAVGVPAKVRPLVEQPDPWADPALFI; encoded by the coding sequence ATGGCACACGGCACCCTGCTCACCACCGGCCGCCAGCAGAAGCCCGTCACCCAGTCGGTGCGCTCGGCGGTTGCACTCGTCCGTGAGGACCTCGACGCCGCACTCGAACGCGACCCGGCGACCACCTCACGTCTGGAGATGGCGCTCGCGTCACCGGGCCTGCACGCGATCTGGGTGCACCGCGTCACGCACAAGATGTGGCGCAAGGGTGGGCGGTGGCGCCTGCCCGCCCGCCTCATGTCACAGGCGGCTCGCACCGCCACCGGCATCGAGATCCATCCCGGTGCGCAGATCGGCAAGCGCTTCTTCATCGACCACGGCATGGGCGTGGTGATCGGGGAGACCGCCGAGGTCGGCGACGACGTGATGATCTACCACGGCGTGACGCTGGGCGGCCGGTCGCTGGACCGCGTCAAGCGGCACCCCACCATCGGCAACAAGGTCACCATCGGTGCGGGTGCCCGGGTCCTCGGCCCGATCGAGATCGGCGACGAGACGCAGATCGGCGCGAACGCCGTCGTCGTCCGCGACGTCCCGGGCGCCAGCGTGGCCGTGGGTGTGCCGGCGAAGGTGCGGCCGCTCGTCGAACAGCCCGACCCGTGGGCGGACCCGGCGCTTTTCATCTGA
- a CDS encoding vWA domain-containing protein produces MRTRHPALAALGICALAASASAVAAPAAHAVEPSTGRLEILLDASGSMADPAGDGHSKIHDARQALTTMIDGMQDSTQVGMRVYGATAPPGKDTRQACSDSQQVVPVQPLDRAALKSAVKRYSPKGQTPTAYALQQAAKDLGTTGQRSIVLVSDGESTCSPDPCDTAKELAAKGIDLRVDVVGFKVGDKARKQLSCIASATGGKYFPASDTTGLTEALETTRTRAAQPFSISGKKITGTPTSSGAPEIGAGRWTDTVPADGETAKYYHLKHTMPNSDFLIGITSRPKVEDSQLQLSVSTADGTSCGSVWPMSIGFGKSSRDLLTGSLSTAATYSWKAACHTDDLILKIEQTNWGDDASGTPMQLSVIETPEPTNSSILKGDDRSTSATWQPMPTQDPQGTSVGGTGLSTATRLTPGTSTNLELIPGELKFFKVSATWGQQVQAVATAEQNPAYKTSSIREFNVDILSPVGGMASATSVDGMPKGDLGTLSHQRLLDDDGARVAATTVPIRLRNRTSYSDRAVGSSVAGDYYVVVGLSTTTSGTDTVRTPLKVDLQVATTGRPGQDAPRFAAGEGVRPGTGAAATDTSTSPVPPTSGSTGSRSSTAPSSSNSGGSTSTAPASSAGSVRAVGTEAGGVPVADDSGHTNWPLVGGLSGGAALLAIVGAGAAMALRRR; encoded by the coding sequence ATGCGAACCCGACATCCAGCCCTCGCCGCGCTCGGTATCTGTGCTCTCGCGGCGAGCGCCTCCGCAGTCGCCGCGCCCGCCGCCCACGCCGTCGAGCCATCCACCGGAAGGCTTGAAATCCTGCTCGATGCCTCAGGATCCATGGCCGACCCGGCGGGTGACGGACACAGCAAGATCCATGACGCCCGACAGGCGCTGACCACGATGATCGACGGCATGCAGGACAGCACCCAGGTCGGCATGCGGGTGTATGGCGCCACCGCGCCACCCGGGAAGGACACCCGCCAGGCGTGTTCCGACAGTCAACAGGTGGTTCCGGTGCAGCCGCTGGACCGGGCCGCCCTGAAGTCCGCGGTCAAGCGCTATTCCCCCAAGGGCCAGACGCCCACGGCATACGCACTGCAACAGGCGGCGAAAGACCTCGGCACCACCGGCCAGCGATCGATCGTGCTGGTCTCCGACGGAGAGTCGACGTGCTCGCCAGACCCGTGCGACACCGCCAAGGAACTCGCCGCCAAGGGCATCGATCTGCGCGTCGACGTCGTCGGCTTCAAGGTCGGGGACAAGGCGCGCAAGCAGCTGAGCTGCATCGCGTCGGCGACCGGCGGCAAGTACTTCCCGGCATCGGACACGACCGGTCTCACCGAGGCACTCGAGACGACCAGAACCCGTGCAGCGCAACCGTTCTCGATCTCAGGTAAGAAGATCACCGGCACGCCGACGAGCAGTGGCGCCCCGGAGATCGGCGCGGGGCGGTGGACCGACACAGTCCCCGCCGACGGCGAGACCGCCAAGTACTACCACCTCAAGCACACCATGCCGAACAGCGATTTCCTGATCGGCATCACGAGTCGCCCCAAGGTCGAGGACAGTCAGTTGCAGTTGTCGGTGTCGACAGCAGACGGCACGTCCTGCGGCTCGGTGTGGCCGATGTCCATCGGCTTCGGCAAATCGTCGCGGGACCTGTTGACCGGATCCCTGTCGACCGCGGCGACCTACAGCTGGAAAGCCGCCTGTCACACCGACGACCTCATCCTCAAGATCGAGCAGACCAACTGGGGAGACGATGCATCGGGCACTCCGATGCAGCTGAGCGTCATCGAGACCCCCGAACCCACGAACAGCTCGATCCTCAAGGGTGACGACCGGTCGACCTCGGCCACGTGGCAGCCCATGCCGACCCAGGATCCGCAGGGCACCAGCGTCGGCGGCACGGGACTGTCCACCGCCACCCGGCTCACGCCCGGCACCAGCACGAACCTCGAGCTCATCCCGGGCGAGCTGAAGTTTTTCAAGGTGTCCGCGACCTGGGGCCAACAGGTCCAGGCAGTGGCGACCGCCGAGCAGAACCCGGCCTACAAGACGTCGAGCATCCGCGAGTTCAACGTCGACATCCTGTCGCCGGTCGGTGGCATGGCGAGTGCCACTTCCGTCGACGGAATGCCCAAGGGTGATCTCGGCACACTGTCCCACCAGCGTCTGCTCGACGACGACGGCGCCCGGGTGGCGGCCACCACCGTCCCGATCCGGCTGCGCAACCGCACCTCCTACTCGGATCGAGCGGTCGGCAGCTCGGTCGCCGGCGACTACTACGTGGTCGTCGGGCTGAGCACCACCACCAGCGGTACGGACACGGTGCGCACGCCGTTGAAGGTCGACCTCCAGGTGGCGACAACGGGCCGGCCGGGTCAAGATGCACCGCGCTTCGCGGCCGGTGAGGGCGTCCGGCCGGGTACGGGTGCGGCCGCCACGGACACGTCCACCTCGCCGGTTCCGCCGACCAGCGGCTCGACCGGCTCACGGTCGTCGACCGCGCCGTCCTCGTCGAACTCGGGCGGGTCGACCTCGACCGCTCCGGCCAGTTCCGCCGGCTCGGTGCGGGCGGTGGGCACCGAGGCGGGCGGTGTGCCCGTCGCGGACGATTCCGGGCACACCAACTGGCCGCTCGTCGGCGGATTGTCCGGTGGTGCGGCGCTGCTCGCGATCGTCGGAGCCGGGGCTGCGATGGCGCTGCGTCGCCGCTGA
- a CDS encoding ABC transporter substrate-binding protein → MAFTRTLSIAGAMAIAASLAACGSSSGGSGGSGSQAAGGGGSYGNCKITSKANSIKIKPAVADTLTVETTLPAQGWWNGTTADSIKDGYEYCMAAELANMAGLKHLKIKAVSFDQLVAGHTSNFDLALAEISITPERAKVVDFSKPYFDSNIGVLTKKGAGITADNIKGKRCAAYSGTTSVDFLKNKLKCKSQKVYPDSQTLYQGVLSGQTDVALLDTAIVLAEAKQTGGKLEVPGQYKTGEKYGAIYPKGSANEKALDKGITTLLNDGTLKTLSKDYLGPAFGGDPSAVPVWSLK, encoded by the coding sequence ATGGCATTCACACGTACTCTCAGCATCGCAGGTGCGATGGCCATCGCTGCCTCCCTGGCGGCCTGCGGGTCCAGCTCGGGAGGCTCCGGCGGATCCGGTTCGCAAGCTGCGGGAGGTGGTGGCAGCTATGGCAACTGCAAGATCACCAGTAAGGCCAACTCGATCAAGATCAAGCCCGCCGTCGCCGACACGTTGACCGTCGAGACGACGCTGCCTGCACAGGGGTGGTGGAACGGCACGACGGCAGACTCGATCAAGGACGGTTACGAGTACTGCATGGCGGCCGAGCTGGCCAACATGGCCGGCCTGAAGCACCTGAAGATCAAGGCGGTGTCGTTCGATCAGCTCGTCGCAGGCCACACGAGCAACTTCGACCTCGCGCTCGCGGAGATCTCGATCACGCCCGAGCGTGCCAAGGTGGTCGACTTCTCCAAGCCGTACTTCGACTCCAACATCGGTGTGCTGACCAAGAAGGGCGCGGGCATCACCGCCGACAACATCAAGGGCAAGCGGTGCGCGGCGTACTCCGGCACGACCTCGGTGGACTTCTTGAAGAACAAGCTGAAGTGCAAGTCGCAGAAGGTCTACCCCGACTCGCAGACCCTCTATCAGGGTGTCCTGTCGGGCCAGACCGACGTCGCGTTGCTGGACACGGCGATCGTGCTGGCGGAGGCGAAGCAGACCGGCGGCAAGCTCGAGGTGCCGGGACAGTACAAGACCGGTGAGAAGTACGGCGCGATCTACCCCAAGGGTTCGGCCAACGAGAAGGCCCTCGACAAGGGCATCACCACCCTGCTCAACGACGGAACGCTGAAGACGCTGTCCAAGGACTACCTCGGACCGGCCTTCGGTGGCGACCCGTCGGCAGTCCCGGTGTGGTCGCTGAAGTGA
- a CDS encoding tellurite resistance/C4-dicarboxylate transporter family protein translates to MVTVAHGPVRASVSRLSPGYFALVMATGIVSAGLRLDGADWLSDILLIIGGIAFVVLIVLNLWRFAQFRTQAVADFFNPQLSFGYFTFVAAAGVLASGVATHGILSLTLALFIAGFGAWILLGYAVPWATMLDRGHRSTVRNANGSWFLWVVSSQSVASMAAILERHLHSAQHLFAMFAVVAWSVGVFLYGAESMLIALREMLYDADFAPSYWVCMGAASITVLAGSEILASPGSTIVSNITPMLDAATIVFWSFASWLLPMLILAFCWRHFIRRVPLTYDSALWSMVFPLGMYAVASVHLGEVEELPWVLGIGRVELWLAFAIWCLVFIGFLRHVCRILLRENPSPVG, encoded by the coding sequence GTGGTCACCGTCGCGCACGGTCCGGTTCGGGCATCCGTCAGCAGGTTGTCACCCGGCTACTTCGCCCTCGTGATGGCGACCGGGATCGTTTCGGCCGGTCTGCGCCTGGACGGCGCCGACTGGCTGTCCGACATCCTGCTGATCATCGGCGGCATCGCCTTCGTCGTGCTGATCGTGCTCAATCTGTGGCGATTCGCGCAGTTCCGCACGCAGGCGGTGGCCGACTTCTTCAATCCGCAGCTGTCCTTCGGCTACTTCACGTTCGTGGCCGCCGCCGGGGTGCTGGCGTCGGGCGTCGCGACCCACGGGATCCTGTCGCTGACCCTCGCGCTGTTCATCGCCGGCTTCGGCGCCTGGATCCTGCTCGGGTATGCCGTGCCGTGGGCGACGATGCTGGACCGCGGGCATCGGTCGACGGTGCGCAACGCGAACGGCTCGTGGTTCCTGTGGGTGGTCTCCAGTCAGTCGGTGGCGTCGATGGCCGCCATCCTGGAGCGGCACCTGCACTCGGCGCAACATCTGTTCGCGATGTTCGCGGTCGTCGCCTGGTCGGTCGGCGTCTTCCTCTATGGGGCCGAGAGCATGCTGATCGCGCTGCGCGAGATGCTCTACGACGCGGACTTCGCACCGTCGTACTGGGTGTGCATGGGTGCGGCGTCGATCACCGTGCTTGCGGGGTCGGAGATCCTCGCGTCACCGGGTTCGACCATCGTCAGCAACATCACGCCGATGCTGGATGCCGCGACCATCGTGTTCTGGTCGTTCGCGTCCTGGCTGTTGCCGATGCTGATCCTCGCGTTCTGCTGGCGCCATTTCATCCGTCGCGTTCCGCTCACCTACGACAGTGCGCTGTGGAGCATGGTCTTCCCGTTGGGGATGTATGCCGTGGCCTCCGTGCACCTCGGGGAGGTCGAGGAACTTCCCTGGGTCCTCGGCATCGGGCGCGTCGAGCTGTGGCTCGCCTTCGCGATCTGGTGCCTCGTCTTCATCGGGTTCTTACGGCACGTATGTCGAATCCTGTTGCGGGAGAACCCTTCTCCGGTGGGCTGA
- a CDS encoding DNA-binding protein, which translates to MEDLVANQQSQAQLYGAPLATVIEGIGHNLGLTQGRIAQVLGLSAPMLSHLVSGRRVKIGNPMAHARLTQLRSLAEDVASGRVSPEQAAAVVPQIAASQDSWTTSHSLAAAAAPDETTIVRDVQELFRAVADAADWLAAAETVAADHPAIAEVLRVYGASRTATAQEHWHRVLDH; encoded by the coding sequence GTGGAGGATCTCGTGGCCAACCAGCAGAGCCAGGCGCAGTTGTACGGCGCGCCGCTCGCGACAGTCATCGAGGGCATCGGACACAACCTGGGGCTCACCCAGGGCCGGATCGCGCAGGTGCTCGGACTCTCGGCGCCGATGCTGTCGCACCTGGTGAGCGGGCGACGGGTGAAGATCGGCAATCCGATGGCGCACGCCCGGCTGACGCAACTGCGGTCGCTCGCCGAAGACGTTGCGAGCGGCCGGGTTTCGCCCGAACAGGCCGCTGCCGTGGTGCCGCAGATCGCGGCCAGCCAGGACAGCTGGACCACGTCGCACTCACTCGCCGCCGCGGCGGCGCCCGACGAGACGACGATCGTCCGGGACGTGCAGGAACTCTTCCGGGCGGTCGCCGACGCCGCCGACTGGCTCGCCGCGGCGGAGACCGTCGCGGCCGACCACCCGGCGATCGCCGAAGTGCTGCGGGTCTACGGCGCCTCCCGCACCGCGACGGCGCAGGAACACTGGCACCGCGTGCTCGACCACTGA
- a CDS encoding amino acid ABC transporter ATP-binding protein — MAFLEIKDVRKAYGHNEVLKGVSIDVNRHEVICLIGASGSGKSTLLRCVNQLEQVNGGEILIEGDTVTGAGVDLNRLRRDVGIVFQSYNLFPHMSVLKNVMLAPTMVGGVDSKTARDKAMTLLDSVGMAEKANAYPDMLSGGQQQRVAIVRALAMEPRIMLLDEITAALDPELVGDVLEIVRELANDGLTMLLATHEMGFAKEVSSKVCFLEQGSILEMGPPKEIFENPREERTQQFLSRVVKSGRL, encoded by the coding sequence ATGGCCTTCCTGGAGATCAAGGACGTCCGAAAGGCATACGGACACAACGAGGTGCTCAAGGGTGTCTCGATCGATGTCAACCGCCACGAGGTCATCTGCCTGATCGGTGCTTCGGGCTCCGGCAAGTCGACGCTGTTGCGCTGCGTCAACCAGTTGGAGCAGGTCAACGGCGGCGAGATCCTCATCGAGGGCGACACCGTCACCGGCGCCGGGGTCGACCTGAACCGGTTGCGCCGCGATGTCGGCATCGTCTTCCAGAGCTACAACCTCTTCCCGCACATGTCGGTGCTGAAGAACGTCATGCTCGCACCCACCATGGTGGGCGGGGTGGACTCCAAGACGGCTCGTGACAAGGCGATGACCCTGCTGGACTCCGTGGGTATGGCGGAGAAGGCGAACGCCTATCCCGACATGTTGTCCGGTGGTCAGCAGCAGCGCGTCGCGATCGTGCGCGCGCTCGCGATGGAACCACGCATCATGCTGCTGGACGAGATCACCGCGGCGCTCGACCCCGAGCTGGTCGGTGACGTGCTGGAGATCGTGCGGGAGCTGGCCAACGACGGGTTGACGATGCTGCTGGCGACCCACGAGATGGGCTTCGCCAAGGAGGTCTCGAGCAAGGTGTGCTTCCTGGAGCAGGGCTCCATCCTGGAGATGGGCCCGCCGAAGGAGATCTTCGAGAACCCCCGCGAGGAGCGCACCCAGCAGTTCCTCAGCCGGGTGGTGAAGTCCGGCCGCCTGTAG
- a CDS encoding amino acid ABC transporter permease, protein MSSHALVRDDVQSAPEPSPPQKVAGSAVVALVVDIIGIALMLYAVKLLRDYNDDNAAATVVAVILVLVSLYPLWPTIQGFAGASKRAGLLRDKQVVAARRVAARGREDAAIGMGYGAAVIIVGGVLWLAMTNSGAVADTFLRVDAWKQSFSELIQAFWINIWVAIVSFILVLIFGLLLAIMRMLPGRAGAPLRLIATVYCDVFRAIPAIVTVMLVAFGATLAFTFTQTWNLAWLGVVALTMTYSAYVAEVYRAGLASIHPSQGAAARSLGLSYGQTLRAVLVPQAVRRMVPPLMNDFISLQKDTALLSVAAIPEVLQVAKLWESKLYTLAPVTLAAVFFIIVTIPQARFVDYLINRDAAKRAGG, encoded by the coding sequence ATGAGTTCTCACGCACTCGTTCGGGACGACGTCCAGTCGGCGCCGGAGCCGAGCCCGCCGCAGAAGGTGGCGGGCTCGGCGGTTGTCGCACTGGTGGTGGACATCATCGGCATCGCGCTGATGCTGTATGCCGTGAAGCTGCTGCGCGACTACAACGACGACAACGCAGCAGCCACGGTCGTGGCGGTGATCCTCGTTCTCGTATCCCTCTACCCGCTGTGGCCCACGATCCAAGGATTCGCGGGGGCATCGAAGCGCGCCGGCCTGCTCCGCGACAAACAGGTCGTCGCGGCCCGTCGCGTCGCCGCCCGCGGCCGCGAGGATGCCGCCATCGGCATGGGTTACGGAGCGGCCGTCATCATCGTTGGCGGAGTGCTCTGGTTGGCGATGACCAACTCCGGGGCGGTTGCCGACACCTTCCTTCGGGTGGACGCGTGGAAGCAGTCGTTCAGCGAACTGATCCAGGCCTTCTGGATCAACATCTGGGTTGCGATCGTGTCCTTCATCCTGGTGCTGATCTTCGGGCTGCTCCTCGCGATCATGCGCATGCTGCCCGGCCGGGCCGGTGCGCCGCTGCGGCTCATCGCCACCGTCTATTGCGATGTGTTCCGGGCGATCCCGGCCATTGTGACCGTCATGCTGGTGGCCTTCGGCGCAACGCTGGCGTTCACCTTCACGCAGACCTGGAACCTCGCCTGGCTCGGTGTCGTCGCGCTGACGATGACCTACTCGGCGTACGTCGCGGAGGTCTATCGGGCGGGTCTGGCCTCGATCCACCCGAGTCAGGGTGCCGCGGCGCGCTCGCTGGGACTCAGCTACGGCCAGACGCTGCGGGCGGTGCTCGTGCCGCAGGCTGTTCGGCGGATGGTCCCTCCGCTGATGAACGACTTCATCAGCCTGCAGAAGGACACCGCCCTACTGTCGGTCGCCGCGATTCCGGAGGTACTGCAGGTGGCGAAGTTGTGGGAGTCCAAGCTCTACACTCTGGCACCGGTGACCCTGGCGGCGGTCTTCTTCATCATCGTCACCATCCCGCAGGCACGCTTCGTCGACTACCTGATCAATCGGGATGCAGCAAAGCGGGCGGGTGGTTGA
- the cysK gene encoding cysteine synthase A, with product MRIFDDVTHAIGNTPLVRINRIIDAPEGTTVAAKLEFNNPGASVKDRIGAAIIQAAEDAGDLQPGGTIVEATSGNTGIALAMVGAAKGYQVVLAMPESASKERRALLRAFGAELVLTDPAGGMKAAVEQAEQIAQERGGVLARQFANEANARVHRETTAEEIWRDTDGQVDILVSGIGTGGTITGVGQVLKERKPETKVFAVEPAESPILNGGKPGPHKIQGLGANFIPEILDTTVYDDVIDITFEQSLEWARKAATQEGLLVGISSGAALAAAAQVAARPESAGKTIVVIIPSFGERYLSTALFEGLVD from the coding sequence GTGCGCATCTTCGACGACGTCACGCACGCGATCGGCAACACACCGCTCGTGCGCATCAACCGCATCATCGACGCGCCCGAAGGAACCACCGTCGCCGCCAAGCTGGAGTTCAACAACCCCGGGGCATCGGTCAAGGACCGCATCGGAGCCGCGATCATCCAGGCCGCCGAGGACGCCGGCGACCTGCAGCCGGGCGGCACGATCGTCGAGGCGACCAGCGGAAACACCGGCATCGCCCTGGCGATGGTCGGCGCCGCGAAGGGTTACCAGGTCGTGCTGGCGATGCCGGAGAGCGCGAGCAAGGAGCGCCGCGCGCTGCTGCGGGCGTTCGGCGCCGAGCTGGTGCTGACCGATCCGGCCGGCGGGATGAAGGCCGCGGTCGAGCAGGCCGAGCAGATCGCGCAGGAGCGCGGCGGGGTCCTGGCCCGCCAGTTCGCCAACGAGGCCAATGCGCGCGTGCACCGCGAGACGACCGCCGAGGAGATCTGGCGGGACACCGACGGCCAGGTGGACATCCTGGTCTCGGGTATCGGCACCGGCGGGACCATCACCGGTGTCGGCCAGGTGCTCAAGGAGCGCAAGCCGGAGACCAAGGTGTTCGCCGTGGAACCCGCCGAGTCACCGATCCTCAACGGTGGCAAGCCCGGCCCGCACAAGATCCAGGGCCTGGGCGCCAACTTCATCCCGGAGATCCTGGACACCACCGTCTACGACGACGTCATCGACATCACCTTCGAGCAGTCCCTGGAGTGGGCCCGCAAGGCGGCGACCCAGGAGGGGCTGCTGGTCGGCATCTCCTCCGGTGCAGCCCTGGCGGCCGCCGCACAGGTGGCGGCCAGGCCCGAGTCGGCCGGCAAGACCATCGTCGTGATCATCCCGAGCTTCGGGGAGCGCTATCTGTCGACCGCGCTCTTCGAGGGCCTGGTGGACTGA